The following nucleotide sequence is from Mytilus galloprovincialis chromosome 12, xbMytGall1.hap1.1, whole genome shotgun sequence.
TCAGGATAACGAAGGTAGCCCAGGTAAACATATATTACTGTTGGTTAATATTGGAACAGTGTTTGTGtacatttatgaaattatatatcacgaaataaaaaaaaaacaaagttattcggtatttttcaaaaagaataaaAGAGGATAAGGGGAATATGTCAGTGAGTGTACAAACCAACGATAAAGAAAAACCAACTGAAATATTGATGTAAAATACAGTGTCCATAGATAAAatctgccatatttctgacttgttacaagacattttatgaaaaaaaaacaattgtggtTGAACCATGtgttatggctagccaaacctcctgtATGTATGGTCATGTTAAAAATACCTCTAAAATTACAACACCCAGCATAGAGAAAtccataaataaatgaaataaaagtacaTAATAACTTGGACACCGCAGAATAACAACGTACACTTCCAAAGAATTTACGACATCACACCAGGAcaccataaacaaaatataaactatACGTCACAAAGATTGACGTATTTTTTTGTGACGTTTATATTAttacaggtaaaatttaaaaaCCTGATTAATATATTATGCAGGAGTATAAAAGACCAGCCAACATTTTTccacatgaaaataaaaataaaaataaaacactatGAGTTTTCAAACATCCATGTATATGTCGAtggttgatataaaaaataaattgattgttattgattacattttaataagagaaaatacattttttttgcagAACTTACCAAATTTGAAAGAGGTGCGAAAACTACGGGAACAGGAAATGCTGTACCTCCAGATTTACTTCCACGTGATTACAGTCATGGCGGTGACTATAATGATGTACCGCCAAAGCTAATTCCTAGACAAAAAAGTAAAAGTGTAAGTGATGAAGAAGACGACATTTATGAAGCCTTACCCGAACCTGATCCAGAGTGGTTACCGCCTCGACCCCAAAAGTATTCCGCAGAAAAAAGACCCCCATTACCAGCGCGACCGTATGATTCATTAAGTGCAGTTGTGGAGGATCAGAACTATCGTGTGATGCATGCAGACGAAAGTGTGAATTTAGACTCATCTGACAATTATATGTACATCAGTGAAACATGTGCATCTGACAGTGATTATAACTCGTCCACAAACAGCTGGTCAGCTGGATCGTCCAAGTCTTTTGTCACTGAGAAATCTGTGCAGGAGATACTAAGTATTCTAAAAACACTTAACTTGTCAAAGTATTGCAAGGAATTCGCAGCCCAACTAGTCGACGGTGCTGTTCTGCAGGAATTGAATGAAGAAATTTTGCGAAAAGATTTCAATTTCATGCATGTTGAAGCTGTCAGACTTATGAAATATGTAAGATCTGGTCACATTCCCAAATAAAGAAAACATTCAAACAAACTTCGAATTCATGTGCATATCTTGATTCATGTGCATATCTTGATTCAGAGTTCATTATTTATTGAGAAATTATCATAATTAGGAGAAATAATTAATGGATAAAATCATTCTAAGATGTAATATACCATCTGCTACGCATTGAAAAACTAGAATTTTATATGTTTCGTTATATTACTATTATAATCTTTGCAAATTGACAATAATTGAAGAAATATAAGGCTTTTCATGATTATTCAAGGCTATTCATATTTGgtatgtttctttttaaaatatgggATTCCATTATTTCGAAGGTCATCATATCCTCATTATTGGTAAGAatatcttaatgttttttttttaagtttgtaaATAACATTACTGAGCTGTATAAATTGTACTGTTGCATTGACAAATTAAGTAACTCAATTATTTGAATTTAGTTATACTTAACTACATTAGGTTGTTAAATGGTCCAATtccagaataattttttttaatcatttcttCATTTCcattaagattttattttttcttacatttttacACTTTTCACATCAAACTGTATTGAGGTGTATTTTAATGTTTAAGGAAGTAAACATAGCTACTTAGAAACATTATACAACCATCAAACACTTAAAATGATTAAggtatttaatttaaacaaataaaaggaaaagacACTCACGTTtattgcagttttttgttattctaGATGAAACCTTTATGGATACTTATAAAACTTAAAAGGAAATTACTGAACTATTATAATTTACAGTACAAGATGATTTGTGCAAATACAGAAACATAATTTAATTTAACTGATAAGCAAATATACCCCGTAGAAATAATACATTTAATCGCGCTCGATTTAATGTTATTCTCTATCTTTGCGGGTGTAGTATTCGCATATTGGTTCGattaaaaaatatgcaaacatGTGTCATGGtgatagaaaacaaacaaaagtatattTTTATGTATACTGAATGAACTGCAGAAAATCGTCAAAAGTAACAACCAATGCACCCGCTATTAACATTTTGTTGGGAATAGGATTTTTATTCGGACAAACAGTATCAAAAACTATCTGTGTTTTCGGTATAATAAACAGGAACAATATCAAATTAACTTGTGCTTATTCAAACTAATTTACAAAAGCAATTTTGATAACTTCCCTGTTGAAACAATCGGTTTTCAGAATATTTATTCaatgtgtttggttttttttaatatgcacacAATTCAGATAAATGGCGAATGTAAATTTGACAAGGGTGTGATTGTAATTCGAATTCGCATTATTACAGTttttaaaaaacataataaacaaTAGACAATATCCAGTTCAAAACTAATAAACAAGTTTTGTagacgtttattttttttttattttttttttttttatcaaaaatagaacatagaaaaTAGAGGCAGACCAACATATACCTGAATACCTCAGGCGCAGATCAGGCTATTTTCAAAAGAGGGTTTGAAACCCCAGGAACATAATGAAACGTTTAAATAACtaacaaaataaattaagaaaaaagggAGGGTTCCAACTCCAAGATCATCATCTTGATTCCGCAAATGCACGTGAAAAGAACGCAGCATGCTTCTTGTGTTTTAACATTGAAAAAAGATAGTCTAGTACAAAACGTTCAATAGTTTACAagatttttatgtaatttttatcCAGAGTACATGACATAGAGTAAATGAGTTCGAGCATTTTCAATAAAAGTTCTCTCTTCATCTTGAAATAAACAAAGAacacttacccttccggagcacctgagatcacccctagtttttggtggggttcgtgttgtttattctttagttttctatgttgtgtcgtgtgtactattgtttttctgtttgtcttttttatttttagccatggcgttgtcagtttgttttagatttatgagtttgactgtccctttggtatctttcgtccctcttttatccgTCTAATTGCGAATACCAAAATCCCAGACCGTAGATGTACTATTTGATTAACAACGATACACAAATATCGTTCgttgtcgatttttttttataatggcgttaaaaaaataaattttcaatagtATTACTAAACTTATAACATAAGTTGTCCTTTGTTTACGTTTGGCCATATTTGATTATCCGGTACATTTCTTAAATCATTTTAAGATTGTCACAATCTTCGTCAGTAGAAGATACGAAATGTAATCAAGATCAATATATTTTAACGTTGTGTCAACAGAGATATATAGTGTAATGTATGTCTATGTTGTACATTAATcaacttcaaaataaaaataaaagtatctAACAAAAAActtgtataaataaaattaactgATACTTCTATAAAACGTTGTAAAATTATTTGGAATAATTGAATCCTCATAAAAGAAAAGAATTATACTATGCaagttaaaagaaaatatatatgacttatggctaaagaaataataaaaagttgtAAAGCGAGTTTTTCAAATCGTTCTTTGATAGATTTTGCATTCAGGAAACATTTTTAATAAGCATTCCATTGGCATTTGATACCACATGATGCCAACGAAACTATAGATATCGAAAAATCAAGCGGATGTTTGATATAAAGAGTTGCCGAAACTCATATATGACATCCATTCGCGTCTTTTTAATGCAATAGTTCTCTTGAACTGAGGTATAATTTTGTGTATAGAATGTTATTATGGATAATTCTATTAGAGTAGATTTATCAGGCAAGGATAGTGGATACGTTAAGTTTTAATTGAAACAgatttgattttcagtaaataaggatacataatgtttattttgaaatctcaatcttgttacatatttatatttgaattctATCAATTCCATTGCAATTTCGGTTATAAACTGATGTTTATCATTTGTGTATATACACTTAATGATACATGGTTTTATTCTAAGAAATTCAAATTTGCATTAGAATGGTAACAACATTTACACAATTGCCATGTACCATAGTGTATAAGAAAACATATCGCAGCGGCGCACAGCTGTACATGTTTCTTTTTCGTTAATTATATTCTTGTTTGTTTAATTActtgccattttgttttttattgcattttatgacctgtttaagttaaataaatattcttGTAAACTGTCTTTATTCTTTCAGTCGGTGTACTAGATGTCAGGTAAAAGGAATTTGGTTAAAATCTATTTATACCAGAAAATTGAAGAAGATTGCATAATTTGTTGATAAacagttttatttttgtcattcatCATTGTTATAGATTTTGTTAGTCGTTAATAGTTTCTTCCAATATGTGTCTCCAGTATAGAAATATAAATAAGTAGAAATGATATGATAACTAATAAACAACCGGTATCATCCTTAAATCAAAGAGAGAGGATGTAAACAATTAAAGGACATTGAAAAATCTTTAACAATTCGCAAAATCCATATCCAAAGCTACAAAAAGACCACtatgaaaaaatgtcaaacaatttaaCCGACACCAAATACAAGTGCAGACCAAACGAGTTTCCAAAAACTATTTTAAAGGTAGAACGGCCAGAATTAATTATAAGGGAATAGATGTACAAAACTGTTCTTAAATTGAAATTTCTTAATACTACCAGAGTCTGTTCTTAAAAATAGGAACGTTCTAAACTGCTTAAATACGAGCAGCTATGAGCTGTGACCATTATTTAGAATAGTTCTTGACTACGAATGAATCAGGTTAAGGTAAATGTAGCTGTGTATTTGAAAGATAAAATGGTGAACTGCCACTGTGGTTAAGGTATACTAGTTAtctgtatttctttatttctCCACAACGacacaaaatttaaattaaaaatgcattTGGTAAAGACAAAAAGATATCCCTTATATTTCATGTTATTATTAGAAAAAgttttatagttatcaaaggtatcaggcttataatttgatacgtcagacgcacgtttcgtttacataacactaatcagtgacgctcagatcaatatagttagaaagccaaacaagtataaaattgaagagcattaaaaAAATACCCAACAATAAGACTAAGCAGCACGAACCCCATCACAAActgggtgatttcaggtgctccggaaaggtaagtagatcctgtgtggcatccgtcgtattgctcatgttataacaaacccgGAAAatatctaattcggtaggtcacattttgGGTGAAAAGGGAAGtcgattgtagttacgacatgaggaacatatccgatatcatctgtggaacggttattccataacggtcaaccaactcgtgatggcgtccgtccAATTTACgaaagatgatttcaacttcacttttGAAACTCTtggtgagcagcaaccctctttcaaggaaatcatgataggaaatacaagcgagaaaatatagtatatagggagatatgtgttttgttttcaactgaccctaatTGTCAAATTTCTAGATGTAGGTCAAAATTTACGATATTCATAAGGGCGCAAGTTCCACACCAGGAAAGTCGCCtcccaaaacatcaatataataataaacggTATTCATTACAGAAACACCATTTGTAACAAAATTGACACTTTGATTTCTCTGGTGCTATTATTCCTGATTTTACCTAATAGAACCTTCAAGTATTTTGCAATGATGAGTAATGATACATAAAAAAACTGAATCCATcaaatgtttgtaattaaataatcGCATACAGTACAGAAAATGAATTTGATAGAAAACCTGAATGTAAGTAAATTTTTCTGTCTAAAATTCAAGTTTTTCACTGAATAcacacatcatagataccagaattaaagtTTTgaacgtcagacgcgcgtttcgtttgcAAATAAATTCACGGaggcttaaaagagggacgaaagatactagagggacagtcaaactcattaatcgaaaataaactgacaacgccatggctaaaaatgaaaaagacaaacagacaaacaataatacgcatgacacaacatagaaaactatagaataagcaacacgaacctcaccaaaaacaagggaggatctcaggtgctccagaagggtaagcagatcctgctccacatgtggcaaccgttgtgttgctcatgttacaacaaatccagtaaatagtctaattcagtaggtcacattcatgaaagggaaggggattgtagttacgacgtaaggaacatatccgatatcatgtgtgaaacggttattccattatGGTAAACcagctcgtgatggcgtccgtaaaatttacgaagggatgatctcaacttcaccatatggaacttttggtttaataacTCCTAAAATAGGCAAAATCCAGTACACagataaagttcaattttttgtctttgtattttataaaatctACAATCCTCAATGGATGAACAGGAGCCAACAATCATTCAAACAAATTCTGTATCCTTGGGGGACTTTTGtatattaacaatgattaaggACACATATAATAACGAATAAGATAGTTTTTGTTGTAATATTTTgcactcaaataaaaataacGTCTGCTACCCTCATCGACAAGAAAAAAAAGAGAGAGTTAATATCAGTCCGGATACGAAATAACCCTTTCCGATTCCGGAATGATACAGATACCAGACTGTTAACTAGCAACCATTATTCATAACgaaaaaatgtatataacatCCCCGCCCTGAAAGAAAGAAATTCTTCAAATTTCGAAATGGTTGCTAGTTTCACAGACTGAATACAACATTGTAATAATTAACAAACATATTGTCATATAATTATGCAATTtgaaaacaactaataaaacaattcTCTCTCCTAAAACCTTCTCAAACATTCACCACTGCACCCAAACATTCATGTGTACCTATCATATAGAgtcaattaaaaatattgaaaaaaatgcaccaaatataaagtatagTGTAATAGAGATACAGTATTTAGATATTCCATCGATTGAATAATAAATGTTACGATTTCTCAGGGGAGACCATATACACATCTAGTTCGCTTGTCTAAACACATACGACAGCATCAAAAATTAAAGGTTTTCGTTCTAAGCAAATCATTACATCTCCTACACCACTTTCTGACTCGTTCTTACTCATAGAGATAAATATACACAATTGCATGTACGTATAAAAACTACATGAATGAAATGGTAGCAGACGCACAATGATATAAACACACAATCATAAAACAAATGTATCATTAGTTACACAACGTATAAAACAAATGTTCATTAAATGTTATTCAAGTCATAAACTGTAAATTTCCCATCCTAATCACAAGAACACCATTCGAAATTTACTTTGGCGAAACAGTTTTCACCGCATCCGTTTTATGAAACACCATTAACTCCATTTAAAACTATGCAGAATAACACACATGGACCATTCTAGTTTGACAATATTCGCAAATTATTGATCTTTAATTCTAATTCGAatacgtatttaaaaaaaatcagtggtTATTGTCGATACAGTTATCACCAAACCCTTTAAATCCAAATTGAAGAAACAAAACTATACAAAGAAATACCACGCacattgactatatatatatatatactaatcaTTGAACTTTAACGACACTGTTGAAATTTAAAATGCGGAATATTCAAGATAATTGGCGATACAGTTATCACCAAGATAATACATTATGTAGATACAATAAATTATTTCACTAGTGGCGGCGGCCGTGAAATTAACAAATCTTGCGCTTTTTGGGATAGTTGAGATAACGTCCTCCATTGCGAATTTGTGAGGGTTCACCGACTAATTGCACTAAATATAGGAATGATTGATTTCCGTTCCTTTTCTTTGCTAAAATTCGTTTAACCTTTTCGGATTTGGCATCGGTTGAACTTTCAATGTCATTAGCAGTTACGAAGTTTTCGTCTCTGAAACGCAATGGTTTATTAACATTTCTTTTAGACCTCCTAACATGAGGCTCACTGTCAATAGTTGGTTGTCAATATCGTCATTCTTACTAGAACTTAAAGTTTCATTTTCTTCCGACTCGGTACTCTCAATATTTAAAGGCGCTAAACAATGCGCAGGGTCGGATGCTCGGATATATGCTATTTTCAGTCTGTTTATATGTACGGGGTCGGACAGCTTTCTTTTCCTTGTTGGGTCGCGGAGTTTGATAAGATGTGAACTCGGATTGTTGATAACTACATACGGACCATCTAAAATTGGTTGAAATTTTCTTCCTTCACCAGTAGGTTCACGTTGTAAATAAACATAGTCaccaattgataattttaagttaTTAGTTTTCAAATTCCCCTTTTCCTCCATTTGTAAGCCGGATGCGATAGTATTGTTTGATACCATTTCatgtattgtatttaatttacaaGTGAGTTCCTAAAAATACGTACGCATATCTACGGGTATGTCTTTGAAAGATGCGCTATTATATTGTATGGGCGGAAAATTTTGGCGTTTCCCATAGAGTATTTCAAATGGAGAAAAATCAATGCTGTTGTTTACAGACGAGTTCATTGAAAATGTAACGGAATGTAGTTCGTTTTCCCATGATTTTCCTTTTAGACGATGAGTTGTTAAACGTTCTGCTAACGTTCGATGTTGGCGTTCACACGCTCCTAAGCAATGATTGGCAAATGCTGGCGTGAACTCCTGTGTTACTTCAAGCAATTTACATAATTCGGCTGTACACTTATTGGTAAATTCACTACCGCGATCCGATATTAAAGTTTGGCACACTCCAGTAGTAAACATCCTGTAAATTGCCTCACATACGGTTATGGCATCTTTATTTCACAACGGGTATGCAAATAATAGTTTGGTGAACATATCAACCGCTgtaaacacatatatatttccATCAGCAGAAACTGGAAAGGGCCACATAGGTCCATCTGCCACACTTGAAATTGTTCGGCCGGCGTTGGGAAAGACACTTTTTCCTGCTTTGTTTTCTTATTTGAGACCTTACGAATTTGGCAAAGGCGACATGATTGTACATAGTCTGGAATGATTTTTCCCATTTTGGGAAAGAAAAAGTGTTCTTTTGCCCTGTCCAAAGTATTGTTAATCCCGCAATGTCCGCCGAGAGGTGGCTCATGAACAACTTTAAGCACAGTATTAATTAACGCCTCGGGTATAACGATTTGATAATGATCCATCATTTTGTTCTTTTAGCTTTAGCAACTCGAGAATGAAATAGGACTTTGTCAATCAAGGCGTAATCAGATGATTTTAAAAGAACTTGCCTAGCCTCCTTTTGAGATTCTGGTAAAGTGTCATTTTCGAGATAGTCTATAATTTTTGTCAATGTGATATCCTGACGTTGCAGTTGTTTTATGTTTTCGGTAgaaattgataaattttcaaaaacagatGTTGTTAAAGTTTTGTCAACGATTCCGGTATCTGACTTGTACATTGTTCGACGCTGTTTCGACATTTTTCTCactgatttttttctgatattatcgTCTCTCTCATCTGTATCGGCATCATACGGGTCACTAATCAAGGTATCTGCGTCGTAAGCATTGTCAGTTAAATGGACTGCTTGTACATCGGCAACTTTTGAAGCAATCAGTTCCGAAAAATGTTGACCATTTGGTAATTTTACTTTACCGCAAACGTCTTCGACGAACGGAACAAACGGGTCATCTTCAACAGGACTCTCTACAACTTCCGCTTTGCTATTTTCACATCTAGATAAGGCATCGGGAACTTGCATGTCGTCTGCCTTTTTGTATACGATTTCAAACGAGAATTGCTGAAGTATTGACATCCAACGTTCGTCAATTGCACCTCTAAATTGTTTTTGATACAAAGGTTTCAATGCTTGATGGTCACATTCGGCTATAAAAGAATTCCCACGCAAATAATCCGCACAATCAAGTATGCTCACGACCATTCCTAGAAGTTCTAATTTTGTTGAACCGTAAGATTGTTGCCATGGACTCAACGATTTAGAGCCAAACCTAATAATACGTGGTTTTTGTGTTTCGTCATCTGGGTCAAGCTGATATAACATATATCCAATACCTCGTGCTGATGTATCTACACTTAAGCGAAAAGTCAGATCGAACTTCGGAAAACTAAGTATGTCGGAATTCaccaatttatatttcaaatctttaAATGCTGTTTCCTGTTCACTCCGCCATGTGAATATCTGCTCTTTTTTCAAAAGTCGAGTTAATGGAAAAACCAGTGCACTATAGTTCGGTATGAATTTTCTGAACCAGTTAAATAAACCCAACAATCGTCTTAATTCCTTGATATTCTTTGGTGGTGGGTAATCTGAAATTGCCTTTACACGGTCAGGTGGCGGGCGGATCCCGTCTTTAGAGATAAGATGTCCAAGAAAAACACAAGATGATGCTGCAAAGAACACTTTTTTGGTCCTAATTTTAATCCTGCAGCACGGAATCGTTGAAATACTTCCTTCAAATCGGataaatgtttttcaaatatGTCGGAAAAAATCAAGACGTCGTCCAAATAGCAGAGACAAGATTTAAATTTCAATCCGTGTAAGACCTTATCCATAACCATTTGAAATGTATTTGGAGCAGTTTTTAAACCCATTGGTAATCGACTGAATTTGTAAGTACCAAAAcatgtgttgaaggctgtatattGGCTAGAGTCGTTTGAAAGTCCCATTTGGAAAAAACCTGAAGAAAGATCAATTGACGATATAAAATTCGGTATGACTTCGATAAACGATTCGGTCAATTCTTGTAAGTCTGGTATGGAATATTTGAATTCCctagtttgtgaatttaaaaaacaaaatctgaaGTCTTGGGCGCAAGGTTTTGCAGAATTCTTGGATCGCTTAGTGACTAGTACAATAAGACTAGtaattaataaatcttctgtTTCACTCACAGGAGCAATAATACCTTGTTTTAATAAATTGTCAAGATGTTCTCTCAAAATTTCTCTCTCAAAAAGGGGGAGGCGATATGGCTTTTGGTGTTTGCCAACGGCGTCCGGTTTTAGTAAAATCTATGTTCCACCACACGTGTAAAGCCTAAATTCGAGTTGTCTTCTGTGACGAAAAGATCTAAATTGTCATGCAACAAACACGCTAGTTTATCTGATTCAGTTTCTTGCAAATTTTCGGGTAAGGTAAACAGAGACTTCACTTTTGAATAGTCGGGTTTCGAGCAAGTAAATTCTGAATGAGGTGAGTCAATAGTTTTGGAAACGTCTACATGCTGTACTTCCGGTATAGGATCTGAAAATGATGCACATTCATATTCGTTATTTAGTATACTAAATTCTGCTATTGTACGGCCTTTCGGAATAACGACATTCTCACTTGTTggat
It contains:
- the LOC143053967 gene encoding uncharacterized protein LOC143053967 — its product is MSRPSDYEYSEEKQLTLPEFHRRYKDKLPLLIIVTEGFYGETKYDDYANDQIIRLHRPCQQLRALARLSKDAGNLRDEFLSIPVDGKYKFTVVKSSKKVGNPQLMEEILAENNLPVQVRYASYNIELRSTLESIKGVNILIMKTYVEDNIQGNCLEDGVISPISALVALCPDISVSIITGYTHKPQEQFQDKLRSMDIFVQKNIKFQDNEGSPELTKFERGAKTTGTGNAVPPDLLPRDYSHGGDYNDVPPKLIPRQKSKSVSDEEDDIYEALPEPDPEWLPPRPQKYSAEKRPPLPARPYDSLSAVVEDQNYRVMHADESVNLDSSDNYMYISETCASDSDYNSSTNSWSAGSSKSFVTEKSVQEILSILKTLNLSKYCKEFAAQLVDGAVLQELNEEILRKDFNFMHVEAVRLMKYVRSGHIPK